One genomic segment of Desertifilum tharense IPPAS B-1220 includes these proteins:
- a CDS encoding TIGR03279 family radical SAM protein, with the protein MSAVSMRPATISRVFSNSIADEMGFEPGDAIISINGQQPRDLIDYQFLCADEFLELEVLDTRGKTHHLEIEKDYDEDLGLEFETALFDGLIQCNNRCPFCFIDQQPPGKRQSLYLKDDDYRLSFLYGSYLTLTNLTQREWDRIDQMRLSPLYVSVHATEPEIRTRLLKNPRAGQLLDQLRWFQKKRLQIHAQVVVCPGINDGEHLEKTLLDLAQFHKGEIPAVASIAVVPVGLTKFRPTEDELIPVSVEKAQEVIQQVQRLQVQFRQKLHSTLVWLADEWFLIAGEPIPPESHYEDYPQIGNGVGSIRLFIKEFQQTAKALLPKRLPQPRSLTWVVGNAVEKAFEPLVTQLNQVEGLEVRLAALRSEYWGREITVTGLLTGQDLLLSLQGKALGDGILLPTVMLKQGEAVFLDDMRVADVEAQLQTPIYPVEGVEDLINTCCAEIGNGKVGETKGEIEVA; encoded by the coding sequence ATGAGCGCTGTTTCCATGCGTCCAGCGACAATTAGCCGCGTCTTCTCCAACTCCATTGCTGATGAAATGGGATTTGAACCCGGAGATGCCATTATCTCCATCAACGGTCAGCAACCGCGAGATTTAATTGACTATCAATTTCTGTGCGCCGACGAGTTCCTAGAACTTGAAGTGCTGGACACTCGCGGGAAAACGCACCATCTCGAAATTGAGAAAGACTACGACGAAGACCTTGGACTCGAATTTGAAACCGCCCTATTTGATGGCTTAATTCAGTGTAATAACCGCTGTCCCTTTTGCTTTATCGACCAGCAGCCCCCTGGAAAGCGTCAAAGCTTATATCTTAAAGACGATGACTACCGCCTGAGTTTTCTCTACGGCAGTTATCTGACCCTCACTAACCTCACCCAGAGAGAGTGGGACAGAATTGACCAAATGCGCCTCTCTCCGCTTTACGTGTCCGTTCATGCCACAGAACCCGAAATTCGCACGCGACTGTTAAAAAACCCCCGCGCCGGACAACTTTTAGACCAATTGCGCTGGTTTCAAAAAAAACGGTTGCAAATTCATGCTCAAGTCGTCGTTTGTCCGGGAATTAACGACGGCGAACACCTGGAAAAAACCCTCTTAGATTTAGCCCAGTTCCACAAAGGCGAAATTCCCGCCGTAGCGTCTATCGCCGTGGTTCCCGTAGGTCTAACCAAATTTCGACCCACCGAAGACGAACTGATTCCCGTCTCTGTGGAAAAAGCCCAAGAAGTGATTCAGCAAGTTCAACGCTTGCAAGTTCAATTTCGGCAAAAACTGCATTCTACTCTAGTGTGGTTAGCCGATGAGTGGTTTCTGATTGCTGGCGAACCCATACCCCCGGAATCCCATTATGAAGATTATCCTCAAATTGGGAATGGGGTTGGCTCCATTCGTCTGTTTATTAAAGAATTCCAGCAAACGGCAAAAGCGCTACTCCCCAAGCGCCTCCCTCAACCGCGTAGCTTAACCTGGGTAGTGGGAAATGCGGTTGAAAAAGCCTTTGAACCCCTTGTCACTCAACTCAACCAAGTTGAAGGCTTAGAGGTGCGTTTAGCCGCCCTCCGCAGCGAGTATTGGGGGAGAGAGATTACCGTCACAGGCTTGCTAACGGGTCAGGATTTGCTTTTATCTTTACAAGGAAAAGCATTAGGCGATGGCATTCTGCTACCCACCGTGATGCTTAAACAGGGAGAAGCTGTATTTCTCGATGATATGAGGGTTGCAGACGTTGAAGCGCAGTTGCAAACCCCCATTTACCCGGTTGAAGGGGTTGAAGATTTAATAAATACCTGTTGTGCAGAGATTGGGAATGGGAAGGTTGGAGAAACAAAAGGAGAGATTGAGGTTGCTTAA
- a CDS encoding undecaprenyl-diphosphate phosphatase, protein MTRNQALKLTSLATFTALFLLGLEAWKATAQVPPTAEISPLSEQMNIWQAAFLGMVQGLTEFIPISSTAHLKAIPVFLGWGDPGVTFTAVIQLGSIGAVLWYFWRDLVQITQGAWGAIQRRDYEHQDYQMALGIGLGTLPILFFGGLLKIFVPDYDNSPLRSMAAIAGASILMSLLLGIAERLGKRKRNFTDLNVWDGINMGLAQVLALMPGVSRSGSTITAGLFIGLERATAARFSFLLGLPAITLAGIVEFVGVLKDGFATNSLANVFIGLVSAAIFSYLSIVWLIRFLQTRSTWLFIWYRLIFGVVILSAIATGLIENS, encoded by the coding sequence ATGACTCGAAATCAAGCGCTAAAGCTTACGAGTTTAGCGACCTTTACGGCGCTGTTCCTGCTGGGCTTAGAGGCCTGGAAGGCAACCGCTCAGGTACCGCCGACGGCTGAAATTTCGCCACTTAGCGAACAGATGAATATTTGGCAAGCTGCTTTTTTAGGGATGGTGCAGGGGTTAACCGAATTTATCCCAATTAGCAGTACGGCTCACTTAAAGGCCATTCCTGTATTTCTAGGATGGGGAGATCCGGGCGTCACCTTTACTGCCGTAATTCAGCTTGGCAGTATTGGAGCCGTTTTGTGGTATTTTTGGCGCGACTTAGTGCAAATTACCCAAGGAGCTTGGGGGGCGATTCAACGCCGAGATTACGAGCATCAAGACTATCAGATGGCGCTAGGGATTGGTTTAGGAACCCTACCGATTCTATTTTTCGGGGGATTGCTGAAAATCTTTGTCCCCGATTATGATAACTCTCCCCTACGGAGCATGGCAGCGATCGCCGGGGCCTCAATTCTCATGTCTCTATTACTGGGAATCGCCGAACGCCTAGGGAAACGCAAGCGCAACTTTACCGACCTTAACGTTTGGGACGGGATTAATATGGGACTAGCTCAAGTCCTCGCCTTAATGCCAGGGGTTTCCCGTTCGGGTTCCACCATCACCGCCGGGTTATTCATCGGCTTAGAACGCGCAACAGCAGCGCGATTTTCCTTCCTGTTAGGGCTTCCCGCCATTACCCTAGCTGGGATTGTTGAATTTGTTGGCGTCCTTAAAGATGGCTTTGCCACCAACAGCCTCGCCAACGTCTTCATCGGTTTAGTGTCGGCTGCGATTTTCTCTTATCTGTCCATTGTTTGGCTGATTCGCTTTTTGCAAACCCGCAGTACCTGGTTATTCATCTGGTATCGGTTAATTTTTGGCGTCGTTATCCTCAGCGCGATCGCCACAGGGTTGATCGAAAACAGCTAG
- a CDS encoding DUF3120 domain-containing protein produces MVSLLLVSVPVFFQAPLVRQFPILSLLLTLGWVALGYVWRSQEQTEVWGDLILGFSWSWLAGSIYWGWLRWEPVFHLPVEAIGVPFVLISLWRRSGRVGNLFYLGSLFGTAVTDIYFYLVNLIPHWRQLMQVEPELDLIRPIFRNAIAQIQTPWGLSWAIALIVILLLAGLLPLRSKKSYWWAFGGAVLSTILVDSLFWVAALSAV; encoded by the coding sequence ATTGTTTCCCTACTCTTAGTTAGCGTCCCGGTTTTTTTCCAAGCGCCTCTGGTGCGCCAATTCCCAATTCTGAGTTTGCTGCTCACCTTGGGGTGGGTGGCGCTGGGGTATGTTTGGCGATCGCAAGAACAGACCGAGGTGTGGGGCGATTTAATCTTAGGATTTAGCTGGAGTTGGCTGGCGGGTTCCATTTATTGGGGGTGGCTGCGCTGGGAACCCGTCTTCCACCTTCCCGTAGAAGCCATTGGCGTTCCCTTCGTTCTCATCAGCCTGTGGCGTCGTTCGGGTCGCGTTGGCAACTTATTTTACCTCGGCTCCTTATTCGGCACCGCCGTCACCGATATTTATTTTTACCTTGTTAATTTAATTCCGCACTGGCGTCAACTCATGCAAGTTGAGCCAGAACTAGACTTGATTCGCCCCATCTTTAGAAATGCGATCGCTCAAATTCAAACCCCTTGGGGCCTCAGTTGGGCGATCGCGCTGATCGTCATTTTACTGCTAGCAGGACTTTTGCCCCTGCGTTCCAAAAAGTCTTACTGGTGGGCATTCGGTGGAGCAGTCTTGAGTACAATTTTAGTGGATAGTCTTTTCTGGGTTGCAGCTCTATCAGCAGTATGA
- a CDS encoding adenylate/guanylate cyclase domain-containing protein, with product MTQPSVTLESNPHLVLQTDSGKRYLPLVGSNCWTIGRSEDNNLVLSDPWISRNHAMLQCTETGDYYLIDLGSRNGSFVNGRRVSVPVTLKHGDRLTFGQTELDFYCPSVPNNPSDAMGLDSGEFNATATLHVRRLISVVVVDIRNFTVLTRQLDETVLSEMIGSWFRHAGNIIRQRGSWVDKYIGDAIMAVWFHGTQGVNQEELFRILHALSDLHKMTEELTTRHPLPFPLRIGAGLNTGYAMVGNTGSGDRPDYTALGDTVNSAFRLETCTKQIGQDVALGKTTYQYLASFSADPTGFAEYSVNLKGYETPTITYACSFDDLDKFLLTQETPESEQQER from the coding sequence ATGACTCAGCCCTCAGTGACTCTAGAATCCAATCCTCATCTCGTCCTGCAAACCGACTCAGGAAAGCGCTATTTACCCCTAGTTGGTAGTAACTGCTGGACGATTGGTCGAAGTGAAGATAATAACTTGGTTCTCTCCGATCCGTGGATCTCGCGCAACCACGCGATGTTGCAATGTACAGAAACCGGAGACTACTACCTGATCGATCTAGGCAGTCGGAATGGCTCGTTTGTCAACGGACGCCGAGTCAGTGTTCCCGTCACCCTCAAACATGGCGATCGCCTCACCTTCGGTCAAACCGAATTGGATTTTTATTGTCCTTCAGTTCCCAACAACCCCAGCGACGCAATGGGGTTAGATTCTGGAGAATTTAATGCCACCGCCACGCTACACGTCCGCCGCCTCATTTCAGTTGTCGTTGTCGATATTCGCAACTTTACCGTCTTAACCCGCCAACTCGACGAAACGGTTCTTTCCGAAATGATTGGCAGTTGGTTCCGCCATGCGGGCAATATTATCCGCCAGCGCGGGAGTTGGGTCGATAAATATATTGGCGATGCGATCATGGCCGTTTGGTTTCACGGCACTCAAGGCGTTAACCAAGAAGAACTCTTCCGCATTCTCCACGCCTTAAGCGATCTGCATAAAATGACCGAGGAATTGACCACCCGCCATCCCCTCCCCTTCCCCCTCCGCATTGGCGCGGGTTTGAACACGGGGTATGCAATGGTGGGGAATACAGGTAGCGGCGATCGCCCCGACTATACCGCCCTAGGCGATACCGTCAACTCTGCCTTCCGGCTAGAAACCTGTACCAAACAAATCGGTCAAGATGTAGCACTCGGTAAGACGACTTATCAATATTTAGCCAGTTTTAGCGCCGATCCCACTGGATTCGCCGAATATTCAGTCAATCTCAAAGGTTACGAAACCCCAACAATTACCTATGCCTGCTCGTTTGACGACCTTGACAAATTTTTATTAACCCAGGAAACTCCCGAATCTGAACAACAAGAGCGCTGA
- the psbU gene encoding photosystem II complex extrinsic protein PsbU, with translation MRRFACWVSIVIMAVACLNLTSVGRANALTLSDVRLGSSTVLAAEVTPLRNKADEKLATEFGKKIDLNNTNVRAFRRYQGMYPTLAAKIVENAPYDSVESVLKISGLSDRQKEILQQNLDNFTVTRVETVFTEGDDRINNGIYD, from the coding sequence ATGAGACGCTTTGCTTGCTGGGTATCGATAGTAATCATGGCAGTCGCTTGTCTTAACTTGACCAGCGTCGGTCGTGCCAATGCCCTAACCTTGTCAGATGTACGCTTGGGTAGCTCCACGGTACTGGCCGCAGAAGTCACCCCACTCCGCAATAAGGCGGACGAAAAGCTAGCAACCGAGTTTGGCAAGAAAATTGATTTAAATAACACCAATGTCCGCGCGTTCCGGCGGTATCAAGGGATGTACCCCACGCTTGCCGCTAAAATTGTGGAGAATGCGCCTTACGATAGCGTTGAATCTGTTCTGAAAATTTCTGGCTTGAGCGATCGCCAAAAAGAAATTTTGCAACAAAATTTGGATAACTTTACCGTGACCCGCGTTGAAACCGTTTTCACGGAGGGAGACGATCGCATCAATAACGGAATTTACGACTAA
- the nadB gene encoding L-aspartate oxidase produces the protein MPQPQLSDLYDALVVGAGAAGLYAALCLPRHYRVGLISKDALALSASDWAQGGIAAAIAPEDSPELHIHDTLQAGAGLCDREAVEFLVRHAPHCIESLVNLGVEFDRHGTQLALTLEAAHSRRRVLHAADTTGRAVVSILGERVLSCPHITTIPEAFALSLWRHPQTGACQGVSVAYQGQIRWIRSKVVILATGGGGQVFAQTTNPALSTGDGVAIAYRAGALLRDLEFFQFHPTALTKPGAPHFLISEAVRGEGAHLVDAQGRRFAFDYHPQGELAPRDVVSRAIFSHLQVTSAPHVWLDLRPIPRETIQKRFPNIFQVCQHWGIDIFSQPIPVAPAAHYWMGGIATDLQSRTSIPGLYAVGETASTGVHGANRLASNSLLECVVFGAQLAHLELLPLLEDETTQQKVEVPLEALPAPAQLEAIATSLKALMWQSAGICRSAEVLESAIAKLSGLQQEFEQLPSTQFFQNLQPGTLVQFPSPECDRTLRLWGETWNLLEIGQLILKSAVFRQESRGGHYRSDFSQTSAAWQTHTLIQNARWWQSVPIPD, from the coding sequence ATTCCTCAGCCGCAGCTCTCTGACTTGTATGACGCCCTAGTAGTCGGAGCAGGTGCGGCTGGCTTGTATGCTGCCCTGTGTTTGCCTCGTCACTATCGCGTCGGTTTAATTAGTAAAGATGCCCTAGCGCTCTCAGCTAGCGACTGGGCGCAAGGGGGAATTGCTGCCGCGATCGCCCCGGAAGATTCTCCAGAATTGCATATTCACGATACGCTGCAAGCTGGCGCAGGTTTATGCGATCGCGAAGCGGTGGAATTTTTAGTTCGCCACGCGCCCCACTGTATTGAATCTCTGGTGAACCTGGGGGTCGAGTTCGATCGCCACGGAACGCAACTGGCCCTGACATTAGAAGCCGCCCACTCCCGCCGCCGCGTCTTACACGCCGCCGACACCACCGGACGCGCCGTTGTCAGTATTTTGGGCGAACGGGTTTTAAGCTGTCCCCACATCACCACCATCCCGGAAGCCTTTGCCCTCAGTTTATGGCGGCATCCCCAAACGGGGGCTTGTCAGGGGGTGAGCGTGGCTTATCAAGGTCAAATTCGCTGGATACGCTCTAAGGTCGTCATTTTAGCGACGGGAGGGGGCGGACAGGTGTTTGCCCAAACCACAAATCCCGCCTTGAGTACCGGGGATGGCGTGGCGATCGCCTATCGGGCGGGTGCCTTATTGCGCGATCTAGAGTTTTTCCAATTTCATCCCACCGCCCTAACCAAACCTGGGGCCCCGCATTTTTTAATCAGCGAAGCCGTGCGCGGCGAAGGAGCGCATTTAGTCGATGCTCAAGGGCGGCGTTTTGCTTTTGACTATCACCCCCAGGGGGAACTCGCCCCCAGAGATGTGGTCAGTCGTGCAATTTTTAGCCACCTGCAAGTCACCTCAGCGCCTCACGTGTGGTTAGACTTACGCCCCATTCCTCGCGAAACGATTCAAAAGCGTTTTCCCAATATCTTTCAGGTTTGCCAGCATTGGGGAATTGATATCTTTTCCCAGCCGATCCCCGTGGCACCGGCTGCTCATTACTGGATGGGGGGCATTGCTACGGATCTGCAAAGTCGCACCTCAATTCCGGGCTTATATGCGGTGGGTGAAACGGCGAGTACGGGGGTGCATGGTGCCAACCGATTGGCGAGCAATTCTCTGTTAGAGTGTGTGGTATTCGGCGCTCAGTTAGCGCATCTAGAGTTATTGCCCCTGTTAGAAGATGAAACGACCCAACAGAAGGTAGAGGTACCGTTAGAGGCATTGCCTGCACCAGCGCAACTTGAAGCGATCGCAACTTCGCTCAAAGCGTTGATGTGGCAAAGTGCGGGAATTTGTCGTTCGGCTGAGGTGTTAGAATCGGCGATCGCCAAACTCTCAGGGTTGCAACAAGAGTTTGAGCAACTGCCAAGCACGCAATTTTTCCAAAATCTTCAGCCGGGAACCCTCGTCCAGTTTCCCTCTCCAGAGTGCGATCGCACGTTACGACTGTGGGGAGAAACGTGGAACCTCTTGGAAATTGGTCAGCTTATTCTTAAAAGTGCAGTATTTCGGCAAGAAAGTCGCGGCGGCCATTATCGATCTGACTTTTCTCAAACCTCTGCGGCGTGGCAAACGCACACGCTTATCCAAAATGCTCGCTGGTGGCAATCGGTTCCCATTCCCGATTAA